One genomic window of Deltaproteobacteria bacterium includes the following:
- a CDS encoding universal stress protein — protein MLGKLKKRIARKKNKAVEVEDRQTQTMREKIEGYTEAITFAEAGLQEEAQQVIREELAEKAKVLVVGNEHTFSREVVEYALGFAERMGYEIVALNVGPVPRQSSTLEPFCDILCEQFNAKCQETIEEFRRGCEEKGIPFTHVVKFGEVDDCIKETHEELRRVDFVITEPESCPEEGRVTIPVFCLAHS, from the coding sequence ATGTTGGGCAAATTGAAAAAGCGAATAGCCAGAAAAAAGAACAAGGCTGTGGAGGTAGAAGACCGGCAGACCCAGACAATGCGGGAAAAAATCGAGGGCTATACCGAGGCGATTACCTTTGCCGAGGCAGGGCTGCAGGAAGAGGCGCAGCAGGTCATCCGAGAGGAGCTGGCTGAAAAGGCCAAGGTTCTGGTGGTGGGCAATGAACACACTTTCTCGCGGGAGGTCGTAGAGTATGCTCTGGGCTTTGCCGAGAGGATGGGCTACGAGATCGTAGCGCTCAACGTGGGCCCAGTGCCGCGGCAGTCCAGTACTCTAGAGCCCTTCTGTGACATCCTTTGCGAGCAGTTCAATGCCAAGTGTCAGGAAACAATCGAAGAGTTCCGGCGCGGTTGCGAAGAAAAGGGCATTCCATTTACGCATGTGGTGAAGTTTGGCGAGGTGGATGACTGCATTAAAGAAACGCATGAGGAGCTGCGGCGGGTTGATTTTGTCATTACCGAACCGGAGAGCTGTCCCGAGGAAGGCAGGGTGACAATCCCGGTATTCTGTCTAGCGCACAGTTAA
- a CDS encoding Rne/Rng family ribonuclease yields MNRQMLINAEEPEEYRLAIVSGQKLEEFYIEFTSREQTVGNIYKGKVVHIHPSLEAAFVDFGADRNGFIQLNEIHPEYYQRQSGTDDRQVRIEEVLRTGQELLVQVVKEATASKGAYLTTYLSLPGRYLVLMPGSKHGGISRKIEDEDQRQRLRNIISQLTVPEGINVIVRTAGENRTKRELARDLNYLLRLWNSIKKSAQEVSAPALLYKERDLIIRAIRDYFTSDVKSILVDNKEVYKRIKDFMAIVSPRHRWLVKLYKEKRPIFAKYQLEEQIDTIFQNRVPLKSGGFLVIDTTEALVAIDVNSGKSSRERELEETAFKTNLEAAAEVPRQLRLRDLGGIVVIDFIDMKDRKHIRQVEKVLREEFKKDRARTEVGRIGKFGILAASRQRLRPSVQSTSHVPCERCGGTGMVRSTEAAAVAFLRKIWLKLSRNKEVNEVRCYFSEEVANYLLNKKRADLLKLESRYHTVIHIESRPDIPPGSGHLEFLQTDSAEANQEVL; encoded by the coding sequence ATGAACCGACAGATGCTGATCAATGCCGAAGAACCGGAAGAATACCGCCTGGCTATAGTTTCCGGCCAGAAACTAGAGGAATTTTATATCGAGTTCACCAGCCGCGAACAGACGGTGGGCAATATCTACAAGGGAAAAGTAGTCCATATCCACCCCAGTCTGGAGGCTGCTTTCGTGGATTTTGGTGCTGACAGAAACGGCTTTATTCAGCTCAATGAAATCCATCCAGAATACTACCAGCGCCAGTCCGGCACGGATGACAGACAGGTGCGCATCGAGGAAGTGCTGCGCACCGGTCAGGAACTCCTGGTGCAGGTGGTAAAGGAAGCCACCGCCTCCAAAGGCGCTTACCTGACCACTTATCTGTCCCTGCCGGGCCGCTACCTGGTGCTGATGCCCGGCAGCAAACATGGGGGAATTTCGCGAAAAATCGAAGACGAAGACCAGCGCCAGCGGTTGCGCAATATCATTTCCCAGCTGACAGTGCCAGAAGGAATCAACGTCATCGTCCGCACTGCCGGGGAGAACCGTACCAAACGCGAGCTGGCCAGGGACCTCAACTACCTGCTCAGGCTGTGGAACAGTATCAAGAAGTCAGCCCAGGAAGTGAGCGCCCCGGCCCTTCTTTATAAAGAGAGAGATTTGATAATTCGGGCCATCAGGGACTATTTCACTTCAGACGTCAAGAGCATCCTGGTGGACAACAAGGAGGTCTACAAGAGAATCAAGGACTTTATGGCGATCGTCTCGCCCCGGCACCGCTGGCTGGTAAAGCTTTACAAGGAAAAGCGGCCCATCTTTGCCAAATATCAGCTGGAGGAGCAGATCGATACCATTTTTCAGAACCGCGTACCTCTGAAATCCGGCGGCTTCCTGGTTATCGACACCACCGAAGCGCTGGTGGCCATTGACGTGAACTCGGGAAAATCGAGCAGGGAAAGAGAACTCGAGGAAACTGCCTTCAAAACCAACCTGGAAGCAGCAGCCGAAGTCCCCCGCCAGCTTCGGCTGCGAGATCTCGGCGGAATCGTGGTCATAGACTTCATCGATATGAAGGACCGCAAGCATATACGGCAGGTGGAAAAGGTCCTGCGAGAAGAGTTCAAAAAAGACAGGGCCAGAACCGAAGTAGGCCGCATCGGCAAGTTCGGCATACTCGCAGCCTCCAGGCAGCGTTTGCGGCCTTCAGTGCAGTCCACCTCACATGTTCCCTGTGAGCGTTGCGGCGGCACTGGCATGGTTCGCTCTACTGAAGCAGCTGCTGTTGCCTTTTTACGGAAAATCTGGCTCAAACTCAGCCGCAACAAGGAAGTGAACGAGGTTCGCTGCTATTTTTCGGAAGAAGTGGCCAACTATCTTCTCAACAAGAAACGGGCAGATCTACTTAAACTGGAGAGCCGCTACCATACAGTCATCCACATTGAATCCCGCCCGGATATTCCACCTGGCAGCGGCCACCTGGAATTCCTCCAGACCGACAGCGCCGAAGCAAATCAAGAAGTCCTTTGA
- the atpE gene encoding ATP synthase F0 subunit C: MDLTAWVKMAAFVGAGLSMGFGAIGSGMGEGYAANKACEGMGRQPGVADELLRTMLVGQAVAESTGIYSLVVALLLLFRDFSVVRFIDIPAFLAAGLCMGLGAIGPGVGEGFVAGSACESIARNPETSPVIIRTMLVGQAVAESTGIYSLVVSLLLIFVI, from the coding sequence ATGGACCTTACCGCTTGGGTCAAAATGGCGGCTTTTGTGGGGGCTGGACTTTCCATGGGATTCGGGGCCATCGGTTCCGGCATGGGAGAAGGGTATGCAGCCAACAAAGCGTGCGAAGGAATGGGCAGACAGCCGGGGGTTGCTGATGAATTGCTCCGCACCATGCTGGTGGGACAGGCCGTGGCTGAGAGCACCGGCATTTATTCGCTGGTGGTGGCTTTGCTGCTGCTGTTTCGCGACTTCAGCGTAGTGCGGTTTATTGATATTCCTGCATTCTTGGCTGCAGGTCTCTGTATGGGACTCGGCGCCATAGGCCCCGGGGTGGGCGAAGGATTTGTGGCAGGCAGCGCCTGCGAATCCATAGCCCGCAATCCTGAAACCTCGCCGGTGATCATCCGCACCATGCTGGTAGGACAGGCCGTGGCCGAGAGCACCGGCATCTATTCACTCGTTGTCTCATTGCTGTTGATCTTTGTTATTTGA
- a CDS encoding SLC13 family permease, which yields MTADMVMTLIVLAFAVILFVFEWVRVDVVGIMMMVLLPLIGLVSPKQAFMGLSSNAVVSIIAVIIIGAGLDKTGVMNKVAGPIIKLAGQSERRVMAFVSGTVAVISSMMQNIGAAALFLPATQRIAKRLDIPISRLLMPMGFCAIIGGTLTLVGASPTILLNDLMVLGDKKLEPFGLFTQTPIGICLVASAIIYFMILGKFILPAAKGEADRGVTAMLLEDYPALDHPFELHVPDTFEGPKTLEELAIRQNFLVTVVAIGNATTGNKRLVPRRSDSVSAGDDLVIIGRELNVKKLAEYMGWQIKDGLDFFADEFARTNAGLVETVVSPRSELVGKTLREAKFQDRYRVNVIAVNTGGRIYYSGIKDVHLKMGDAILLQGPWDRFHRLRNQPQPRALTFATPLEGEILRPEKAKLAIIWLAVALAQITIFKMQLSVALMSGALGMIITGVLSVDEAYHSVDWMTVFLLGGLIPLGVAFEQTGTAAYIAKKILEIIGEVQPIVLLAVIGILTSFFTLVISNVGATVLLVPLCMNMGLSASNTFVLPTHQVNALIMRPGGYRTIDYTKAGAVMTVIFLVVMLTVIYFFYGVQ from the coding sequence ATGACTGCTGACATGGTAATGACCCTCATTGTGCTCGCCTTTGCCGTTATCCTCTTCGTTTTCGAATGGGTGCGGGTGGATGTGGTGGGCATCATGATGATGGTACTTCTTCCCCTTATTGGCCTGGTATCTCCCAAACAGGCCTTCATGGGATTGAGCAGCAATGCGGTGGTCTCAATTATCGCGGTCATTATCATTGGTGCTGGTTTGGACAAGACCGGAGTCATGAACAAGGTGGCGGGTCCTATTATCAAACTCGCCGGGCAAAGCGAGCGGCGAGTCATGGCCTTTGTCTCGGGCACGGTAGCAGTGATATCCAGCATGATGCAAAATATCGGCGCAGCTGCTCTCTTTCTGCCTGCCACTCAGCGAATCGCCAAACGGTTGGACATTCCTATCTCCAGACTCCTCATGCCCATGGGTTTCTGCGCCATCATCGGCGGTACTCTCACTCTGGTGGGCGCCAGCCCCACCATCCTGCTCAACGACCTCATGGTGCTGGGCGACAAGAAGCTGGAGCCCTTCGGGCTATTCACGCAGACGCCCATAGGCATCTGCCTGGTCGCCAGTGCCATTATCTACTTCATGATACTGGGCAAATTCATCCTGCCTGCAGCCAAAGGTGAAGCGGACCGTGGCGTCACCGCCATGCTGCTGGAAGATTATCCGGCCCTGGATCATCCCTTCGAACTTCATGTGCCAGATACCTTCGAGGGTCCAAAGACGCTGGAAGAACTTGCTATCCGGCAGAATTTCCTGGTGACAGTTGTGGCTATCGGCAATGCTACCACAGGAAACAAGAGGCTGGTGCCCCGGCGGAGCGACAGCGTCTCTGCTGGCGATGATCTGGTCATCATTGGCAGGGAGCTGAACGTCAAGAAACTGGCCGAGTACATGGGCTGGCAGATCAAAGACGGCCTTGATTTTTTTGCCGACGAATTTGCCCGCACCAACGCCGGGCTGGTGGAAACCGTGGTTTCGCCGCGCTCAGAGCTGGTGGGCAAGACCCTGCGAGAGGCGAAGTTTCAGGACCGCTATCGAGTCAATGTCATCGCAGTCAATACTGGAGGTCGAATCTACTACTCGGGGATCAAAGACGTGCACCTCAAGATGGGCGATGCCATCTTGCTGCAGGGCCCCTGGGATCGCTTCCACCGGCTGAGAAACCAGCCACAACCGCGGGCTCTCACTTTTGCCACTCCTCTGGAGGGAGAAATACTGCGACCAGAAAAGGCCAAGCTGGCCATCATCTGGCTGGCAGTTGCCCTGGCGCAGATCACCATTTTCAAAATGCAGCTCTCAGTAGCGCTGATGTCAGGTGCTCTTGGCATGATCATCACTGGAGTTCTCTCTGTGGACGAGGCATACCACTCGGTGGACTGGATGACGGTGTTTCTCCTGGGAGGTCTCATCCCGCTCGGAGTTGCCTTCGAGCAGACTGGCACTGCCGCCTACATAGCCAAGAAAATCCTGGAGATCATCGGGGAGGTGCAGCCCATCGTTCTGCTGGCAGTAATTGGCATCCTGACCTCGTTTTTCACCCTGGTGATCTCAAATGTGGGAGCCACAGTGCTTCTGGTGCCTCTCTGCATGAACATGGGTCTTTCCGCCTCCAACACCTTTGTGCTGCCCACCCACCAGGTAAATGCCCTGATCATGAGGCCGGGAGGCTACCGCACCATAGACTATACCAAGGCCGGAGCGGTCATGACCGTCATCTTCCTCGTCGTTATGCTCACGGTCATCTATTTCTTTTACGGAGTCCAGTAA
- a CDS encoding TIGR00730 family Rossman fold protein: MTIKESWRLFRIMAEFVDGFEAMADVYPAVSIFGSARVRLGEPLYEKARIIARLFAQRGFDVITGGGPGLMEAANRGAAEAGGRSIGLNIQLPMEQEPNPYANIKLDFRYFFIRKVIFVKYAQAYVVLPGGFGTLDELFEAVTLIQTHRIKPFPVILVGRDYWQGLLAWMKQHLADTGKISAEDLEVMEVLEEPEEVVQAVVRVVSPDKA, translated from the coding sequence ATGACCATAAAGGAGAGCTGGCGGCTTTTTCGGATCATGGCAGAGTTTGTAGACGGCTTCGAGGCCATGGCAGATGTGTATCCTGCGGTCTCCATTTTTGGCTCAGCACGCGTGCGGCTCGGGGAGCCGCTCTATGAGAAAGCCCGAATAATTGCTCGTCTCTTTGCTCAGCGCGGCTTTGACGTGATCACCGGCGGCGGCCCCGGACTGATGGAGGCCGCCAACAGGGGGGCGGCCGAGGCTGGGGGCAGATCCATTGGCCTCAATATTCAACTGCCCATGGAGCAGGAGCCGAATCCCTATGCCAATATCAAGCTTGATTTCAGGTACTTCTTCATTCGCAAGGTCATATTTGTCAAGTACGCTCAGGCCTATGTGGTGCTGCCGGGGGGGTTCGGTACCCTGGACGAACTCTTCGAGGCGGTGACGCTGATCCAGACTCATCGCATCAAGCCCTTTCCCGTGATCCTGGTGGGAAGGGATTACTGGCAGGGGTTGCTTGCCTGGATGAAGCAGCATCTGGCGGACACCGGCAAGATCTCCGCAGAAGATCTCGAGGTGATGGAGGTGCTGGAAGAGCCTGAGGAGGTGGTGCAGGCAGTAGTCAGAGTCGTTTCTCCGGATAAGGCCTGA
- the lon gene encoding endopeptidase La, which yields MAFFRKGEPKEDLEELELLRQQIDRANLPEHVETVALKELEKLEKTPTSAAEYVIGVNYLEYLATLPWNIHTEDNLDLDRAERILNNEHAGLEQIKERILEYLAVRALKIQRTFRLLVVDDEEIARTNLEHILKGEGYQVATATNGAEALERMASEAFDLVLTDLLMMKVGGMELLQKIKNEHPQTDVIIVTGYATVPSAVEALQKGAYHYLAKPLKIEQVRATVREALSRKQWAHKPKGPVLCFMGPPGTGKTSLGRSIAAALGRKFIRLSVAGMKDEAEIRGHRRSYAGAMPGRIIEAIRRIGSNNPVFMLDEIDKIGQDFRGDPASALLEVLDPEQNDHFVDYYLDVPFDLSSVMFIGTANLLEPIPRPLLDRMEVLSLPGYTDEEKETIAYNFLIPRQLEAAGLESSAVQFSPEAVLKIIREYTREAGLRNLEREIGSVCRKIARQALRKGASMQSVTVTPAKVEQYLGPRKFFYEVAEARDRVGVTTGLVWTETGGDIIFVEATRMKGTKGLILTGSLGEVMQESAQAALSYVRSNAAAFGIVENFFDDHDIHIHVPAGAIPKDGPSAGLTIALALISLLTGRPARRQVAMSGELTLSGRVLPVAGIRAKILAARRAGVETVVFPEKNRAELDDLASHIRGDLQVICIASVDEVVEVVLR from the coding sequence ATGGCATTCTTTCGCAAGGGTGAGCCCAAAGAAGACCTGGAGGAACTGGAACTGCTGCGCCAGCAGATTGACAGGGCAAACTTGCCGGAACACGTGGAAACCGTGGCGCTCAAGGAGCTTGAGAAGCTTGAGAAGACTCCCACTTCAGCAGCCGAATATGTGATCGGCGTAAATTACCTCGAGTATCTCGCCACTTTGCCTTGGAACATCCACACCGAAGACAACCTGGATCTGGACAGAGCCGAGCGCATTCTCAATAATGAGCACGCCGGCCTGGAGCAGATAAAGGAGAGAATCCTCGAGTACCTGGCGGTGCGGGCCTTGAAGATTCAACGAACGTTTCGCCTGCTGGTGGTGGACGACGAGGAAATTGCCAGAACCAATCTGGAGCATATACTCAAAGGAGAGGGTTACCAGGTGGCCACTGCCACAAATGGCGCTGAGGCCTTGGAGCGCATGGCAAGCGAAGCTTTCGATCTGGTGCTCACAGACTTGCTCATGATGAAAGTAGGGGGCATGGAGCTGTTGCAAAAAATAAAAAACGAGCATCCGCAGACAGACGTCATCATTGTCACCGGCTATGCCACAGTGCCCTCTGCAGTGGAGGCTCTTCAGAAAGGGGCCTACCATTACCTGGCCAAACCACTGAAGATCGAACAGGTGAGGGCCACAGTCAGAGAAGCCTTGAGCAGAAAGCAGTGGGCTCACAAACCCAAGGGCCCAGTTCTCTGTTTCATGGGACCGCCGGGTACGGGCAAGACCTCTCTGGGGCGGTCAATTGCAGCTGCTCTTGGCAGAAAATTCATTCGCCTCTCCGTGGCCGGCATGAAGGACGAGGCCGAAATCCGCGGCCATCGCCGCAGCTACGCTGGCGCCATGCCAGGTAGAATTATAGAGGCAATTCGACGCATTGGCTCCAATAATCCGGTCTTCATGCTCGACGAGATCGACAAGATCGGTCAGGATTTTCGCGGGGACCCAGCTTCGGCTCTCCTGGAAGTGTTGGACCCGGAACAGAATGATCATTTTGTCGACTATTATCTGGACGTGCCATTCGACCTGTCCAGTGTGATGTTCATCGGCACTGCCAACCTGCTGGAGCCGATTCCGCGGCCGCTGCTCGATAGAATGGAGGTTCTGTCTCTGCCGGGATATACTGACGAAGAAAAGGAGACTATTGCCTATAATTTTCTCATTCCCCGCCAGCTGGAAGCAGCCGGACTCGAAAGTTCGGCAGTACAGTTCAGTCCAGAGGCAGTGCTGAAGATTATCAGGGAATACACCCGGGAGGCGGGTCTGCGAAACCTCGAGCGAGAAATCGGCTCGGTGTGCCGCAAGATTGCTCGCCAGGCCTTGAGAAAGGGCGCCAGCATGCAGTCCGTAACCGTAACTCCAGCAAAGGTGGAGCAATATCTGGGCCCGAGAAAATTTTTCTACGAGGTGGCCGAGGCCAGAGACCGGGTGGGGGTGACGACTGGACTGGTGTGGACAGAGACGGGCGGCGACATCATCTTTGTGGAGGCCACCAGGATGAAGGGCACCAAAGGCCTCATTCTTACCGGCTCTCTGGGTGAAGTCATGCAGGAGTCGGCCCAGGCAGCCCTGAGCTATGTGAGAAGCAATGCTGCTGCCTTCGGCATTGTGGAGAATTTTTTTGACGATCACGATATCCATATTCATGTGCCAGCTGGTGCCATTCCCAAGGATGGTCCTTCAGCCGGGCTCACCATAGCCCTTGCCCTAATTTCTCTCCTCACCGGCAGGCCGGCGCGGCGGCAGGTGGCCATGAGCGGCGAACTTACCCTGAGCGGCAGGGTGCTGCCAGTGGCCGGCATTCGCGCCAAGATCCTGGCTGCTCGCAGGGCTGGGGTAGAGACCGTGGTATTTCCAGAGAAGAACCGGGCAGAGCTGGATGACCTGGCCAGCCACATCCGAGGCGATCTGCAGGTGATTTGTATCGCCAGTGTGGACGAGGTGGTGGAGGTGGTTCTCAGATAA
- a CDS encoding sigma-54-dependent Fis family transcriptional regulator has translation MKPGRILVIDDEEIARDNLQHILRKEGHLVVSVDNGVKALKKLASSQFDVVLTDLKMKQVDGMEVLERCKEQHPDTEVIMVTAYATVNTAIEAMKKGAYHYIAKPYKIDEVRLVVKRALEKKQLKDELNNLKQECKGLAGPPLIVGRSSKMQELIDMVKQIAPSDCSVLIFGETGTGKELIARAIHHQSNRAMEPFVAFNCAVFTEELLANELFGHEKDAFTGATSTKIGLLEAASGGTIFLDEIGDMPAAMQVKLLRVLEERSLLRVGGTKPVPVDIRVVAATHKDLNREMAAGRFRQDLYYRLNVVSLHLPPLAERRDDIPLLVQHFLNRFAAAQKKAIEDISEEAMAILYNYEYPGNIRELENIMERAVALCNGPTILPQHLPQELGTMAFKVYRQTSKRLPTLEENELEYVRWVLKKVNGNKTRAAEILGIDRVSLWRKLKRWGLADNSESAATN, from the coding sequence ATGAAACCAGGCAGAATTCTGGTGATAGACGACGAAGAGATTGCTCGCGACAATCTGCAGCACATCCTCAGGAAAGAGGGGCATCTGGTGGTCTCCGTGGACAACGGTGTCAAGGCCTTGAAAAAGCTGGCCTCTTCTCAATTTGACGTGGTTCTCACCGATCTGAAGATGAAGCAGGTGGACGGCATGGAAGTGCTGGAACGCTGCAAGGAGCAGCACCCTGACACCGAGGTCATTATGGTTACTGCTTATGCTACGGTCAACACCGCCATCGAGGCCATGAAAAAGGGAGCCTATCACTACATTGCCAAGCCTTACAAGATTGACGAAGTGCGGCTGGTGGTAAAGAGGGCCCTCGAAAAAAAACAGCTCAAAGATGAGCTGAACAATCTCAAACAGGAATGTAAAGGCCTTGCTGGCCCTCCCCTTATCGTGGGCAGGAGCAGCAAGATGCAGGAACTTATCGACATGGTGAAGCAGATCGCCCCCAGCGACTGCAGCGTGCTCATTTTTGGGGAGACGGGCACGGGCAAGGAGCTCATTGCCAGGGCCATCCATCACCAGAGCAATCGCGCCATGGAGCCCTTTGTTGCCTTCAACTGCGCTGTTTTCACTGAAGAACTGCTGGCCAACGAACTGTTCGGCCATGAAAAGGACGCCTTCACCGGGGCCACCTCCACCAAGATAGGGTTGCTGGAGGCAGCCAGTGGCGGCACCATTTTCCTGGATGAGATTGGCGACATGCCTGCAGCCATGCAGGTGAAGCTGCTGCGAGTGCTGGAAGAGAGATCACTGCTGCGGGTGGGTGGCACCAAGCCTGTGCCCGTGGATATCCGGGTGGTGGCTGCCACCCACAAGGATCTGAACAGGGAGATGGCAGCCGGCAGATTTCGGCAGGATCTCTACTACCGGCTCAATGTGGTGAGTCTGCATCTGCCCCCTCTGGCCGAACGGCGCGACGATATTCCTTTGTTGGTCCAGCACTTCCTCAACCGCTTCGCTGCTGCTCAGAAAAAGGCCATCGAAGATATCTCAGAGGAGGCCATGGCCATTCTTTACAACTATGAGTACCCTGGCAACATCCGCGAACTGGAAAACATCATGGAGCGCGCCGTAGCCCTCTGCAACGGTCCCACAATTCTACCCCAGCACCTGCCCCAGGAACTCGGCACCATGGCTTTCAAAGTATATCGCCAAACCAGCAAGCGCTTGCCGACTCTGGAGGAAAACGAACTGGAATACGTCCGCTGGGTTCTCAAGAAAGTGAACGGCAACAAGACCAGAGCCGCTGAAATTCTGGGCATCGACCGGGTTTCCCTGTGGCGCAAGTTGAAACGCTGGGGCCTGGCAGACAATTCCGAAAGTGCAGCGACAAACTGA
- a CDS encoding HAMP domain-containing protein, with protein MRKARSYLYLTIRQKVVLGFSLSIIAFLLIGIIAYRSLVKIDRKLRFVETASQLHDTILEVRRYEKNFLLYGKEQDYQETLNYVEEGERIFHKIAPGVEGLQGAVYLNKLEDEMTRYSRLLQNLAATQAESPDASKRAAIEARLRQSGKNLVDFSLQLADFEYNRIHHILASLRHNIVYLLVILSALGLFLTMLVSSKIVRPLQVIERTTRRIAKGDFKSLPVHQTGDETQAVVEAFNKMVTELEKRQEQLVQAQKLSSLGILTSGIAHQLNNPLNNISTSCQILMEELAGTDGEHADRLLKNIDQEVDRARDIVKGLLEFSREREFQPGWINLENLILNTIRLVSSQVPAGVEIDSNVPEDLDIYADGQKLQEVLLNLLLNAAQAIPEGEGKISITARENLARKMVEIDVSDTGCGITPEDLPHIFDPFFSTKEVGYGTGLGLSVAHGIVEKHGGTLTVKSRQGEGTTFTISLPLKSGPRTGEHRP; from the coding sequence ATGCGAAAGGCTCGCTCATACCTTTATCTAACCATCCGCCAGAAGGTGGTGCTGGGATTTTCTCTGTCCATTATCGCCTTCCTGCTAATTGGTATTATTGCCTATCGAAGTCTGGTGAAAATCGATCGAAAACTCAGATTCGTAGAAACTGCCAGCCAGCTTCACGATACCATACTGGAGGTGAGACGCTACGAGAAAAACTTTCTCCTCTACGGCAAGGAGCAGGACTACCAGGAGACTCTGAACTATGTGGAAGAAGGAGAAAGGATATTCCACAAGATCGCCCCAGGTGTGGAGGGCTTGCAGGGAGCAGTCTATCTCAACAAGCTCGAGGATGAGATGACTCGCTACAGCCGTCTCTTGCAAAATCTGGCAGCTACTCAGGCGGAAAGCCCGGATGCGAGCAAGAGAGCTGCAATCGAAGCCAGGCTTCGGCAAAGCGGCAAGAATCTGGTGGACTTTTCTTTGCAACTGGCAGACTTCGAGTACAACAGAATTCATCATATCCTCGCCTCGTTAAGGCACAATATCGTCTATCTGCTGGTGATTCTCTCCGCGCTAGGACTCTTTCTCACCATGCTGGTGAGCAGCAAGATCGTCAGGCCTCTGCAAGTTATCGAGCGGACCACCCGCCGCATTGCTAAAGGAGATTTCAAGAGCCTGCCAGTCCATCAAACTGGTGACGAAACCCAGGCTGTGGTGGAAGCGTTCAACAAGATGGTAACCGAACTCGAAAAGCGCCAGGAACAGCTGGTGCAGGCGCAGAAGCTGTCATCTCTGGGAATTCTCACCTCTGGCATTGCCCATCAGCTCAACAATCCGCTCAACAACATTTCTACTTCTTGCCAGATTCTCATGGAGGAGCTGGCCGGCACAGATGGAGAGCACGCTGACAGGCTGCTCAAGAACATCGACCAGGAGGTGGACAGAGCCAGAGATATTGTCAAAGGTCTTCTGGAGTTCTCCAGGGAGAGGGAATTCCAGCCCGGCTGGATCAACCTGGAAAACCTCATCCTCAATACTATCCGTCTGGTATCGAGCCAGGTGCCCGCCGGCGTGGAGATTGACAGCAACGTACCCGAGGATCTGGATATATACGCTGACGGCCAGAAGCTGCAGGAGGTGCTCCTCAACCTTCTGCTCAATGCTGCCCAGGCCATTCCTGAAGGCGAGGGGAAAATCAGCATAACCGCCCGCGAAAATCTGGCACGGAAGATGGTGGAGATAGATGTGAGTGACACCGGCTGTGGCATAACCCCGGAAGACCTGCCTCACATATTCGACCCTTTCTTCTCCACCAAAGAGGTGGGATACGGCACTGGCCTCGGCCTCTCAGTAGCCCATGGCATTGTAGAAAAGCACGGCGGCACCCTCACTGTGAAAAGCAGACAAGGTGAAGGAACTACCTTTACCATCAGCCTGCCGCTAAAGAGTGGACCTCGAACTGGAGAGCACCGCCCATGA
- the atpE gene encoding ATP synthase F0 subunit C, whose product MEISGVDLVRAAALLGAGISMGFGAIGPGVGEGMAAAKACEAIGRNPREAGLLTRTMLVGQAVSESTGIYSLVVALLLIFVV is encoded by the coding sequence ATGGAAATTAGTGGAGTGGATCTAGTCAGGGCGGCAGCTTTGCTGGGTGCAGGCATATCAATGGGATTCGGAGCGATTGGCCCTGGCGTCGGAGAAGGCATGGCAGCAGCCAAGGCTTGTGAGGCCATCGGCCGAAATCCTCGTGAGGCTGGTTTGCTTACTCGAACCATGCTCGTAGGACAGGCGGTATCTGAGTCCACCGGAATCTATTCACTGGTCGTGGCGCTGTTGCTCATCTTCGTGGTGTGA
- a CDS encoding ATP synthase F0 subunit B, whose amino-acid sequence MRALAGSRVVRLILVAIVAVALVGGLVFGAAAAENPQSTSNLKTIWMNSWRVINFLILAFFMVKLLREPLERFFEQRSRLISEQLDSAETNCLSAEEELREVEYRLEGLGAEIEKLEMLISEQGEQERQKIIANAQKTAEHMLEKARLEAEMMVREARNQLRAEVIEEAVELAEQKISKAIDTADQERLLENYLQQLTQLQEMKI is encoded by the coding sequence ATGAGAGCACTGGCGGGCAGCAGGGTAGTACGGCTCATTCTGGTGGCGATTGTGGCAGTCGCTCTTGTTGGAGGGCTGGTGTTCGGGGCTGCTGCTGCAGAAAACCCGCAGTCCACGAGCAACCTCAAGACAATCTGGATGAACTCCTGGCGAGTCATTAACTTTCTCATACTTGCCTTTTTCATGGTCAAACTGCTGAGAGAACCCCTGGAACGATTCTTTGAGCAGCGCAGCAGGCTGATAAGCGAGCAGCTGGACAGTGCCGAGACGAACTGCCTCAGCGCCGAAGAGGAGCTGCGGGAGGTGGAATACCGCCTGGAAGGGCTGGGTGCCGAGATCGAAAAGCTCGAGATGCTCATAAGCGAACAGGGTGAACAGGAGCGGCAAAAGATCATTGCCAACGCCCAGAAGACAGCCGAGCACATGTTGGAGAAGGCTAGATTGGAAGCCGAGATGATGGTGCGGGAGGCCAGAAATCAGCTGCGGGCCGAGGTGATCGAGGAGGCGGTGGAGCTTGCAGAACAGAAGATCAGCAAGGCCATTGACACCGCAGATCAGGAAAGACTGCTGGAGAACTATCTGCAGCAACTGACGCAGCTCCAGGAAATGAAGATATAG